The DNA window AGACGTGCTGAACGAACCTGGCCTAACTGAACGGTCTGGTCGATAGAACCGGCATCAACTGCACAGGCTGCGTTAACCACTTCACCTTTGAAATGCACCGTCCCGCCGTTCACCGTGGCATCCGCTGCCAGGGCCGCTGCAGAGCTCAGGGACAATGCTGAAATAACGATGAGTGCTAATTTGTTCATGGTAAATCTCCTGTTGATTAAATAATCCTGAAGCGGTGCTTCACTTAAAAAAACATTTGTTGTTAAAAAATAATTTTTGAAACGTAATCCTATTTCTACAACCCAGTTTATTCATCAGGTTGCGGCGATGCGTATAAATAGTCTTAAGTTTCACGCCAAATTCTTCTGCTATTTCCTGGTTGCTTTCCCCTCTGCTTAACATACTTAATATCTGCTTTTCACGCAGACTCAGATGGAATTTAGTATGATAGTTTCCCGACATCTCTTTCTTTAAGAAGAAATTCAGGATGCTCTTTGTGTTACTCTTTTTGTCTAGTACTGTTATTTTTTCAAACAGCTCCGACTTATAAAAGGCTAAGTCGCTGGATGCAAAGGCAACAATGTTCTTATTCGAAAAATAAATCCACTCCGAGCCTGAAAGATCATTGGAGTCCAGGTCTATAATCAAAAAGAAATTGTCAATAAACTCTACCCCAAGCAGTTCAATAAGGCCCCGGGTAAAATATTTATCCTTAGATAAAATATTAGTTGATAGATTCATATCTGAACGCAATCTCATCCTTGGGTTGACCTTTAACTCATCGTTATTAAAACCATTCAGCGAATTAGGAGTAATCTACCATCGCATATCGTTATGAGACACGCAGCAGATAAGCTAAAGGATTTAATGGCTATTAAACACACAGATTGCAGGGTTATATGTTGCTAAACTAGCTATCTGGTGGTTTAAAATCTCAAATTTCAATGTCCATAACGACTTTTATATAAATAAAATGATAGGATTTAGTTATCATTTTACGTAAAACAATAGGCATATTCTTTATATTGGAATTTTCTTAGGGAATATTCTTTCCTGCTTTCCAGTGTTTCTTATCATTAGTACGCTAAGAGCATATTTTTGTTCTTTTATACTCATATAAAATATCTTCATATTCCGCTCCGGGCATCTAATCCTGAAGAGGAAAATACCACCATAAATGCTATGTGTTATCATGAAATTAGTTACATGATGTTATTATTTTATGCTTATGTATTTGTCTCTTAATCTTCACCGCAGCAGCAGGCTTCTTTATCTCTGCTTATCGCGGCGTGGCCATGTTGTCTCCAGTGGAAGGTGAGCTCCGATAAGTCAGGCTGCCCCCTTGTTTCGATGAGAACAATAATACCACTGAATTTTTTATTGGTTATATGTATTTTGTTTTTTCGATTTTTAGATGTTATAATCTAATTTATAAGAAAATTATAATGGAATTCAGCATAAGATGCTGTTTATGCCAAATCTATGCGGATTGTGTGCGTCTGAAGATTATTTGAAAGGCTAGTATATGATCTACAAAATTCAAGGTACGATTCATTTCAGGAGTGATGACGGGCTGGTATGGCTCGATGATGACTCTAACGTCGCGCTAACAGCCACAACAAGTCGCCTGCTTAAATTCCTTTTAGACCATAGGGAGCGTGTGGTTTATCGGGATGAGATCCTTGAAAAAGTCTGGGATGCGCATGGGCTACGAACTTCCAGCCATAGTCTCAATAAGTATATTTCGGACCTGAGAGCCGTATTCAGGAATATGGGGTGTCCTGAAGAGGTTATTGTTACCGTGCCCAAAATTGGGTTCAGGGTATCTGAAAGCATTCTTATCGAAATAGTCGATAATTCGACTCCCGCAGTGGGCAGCGAAAGCAATACTGGGAACGATGATTTACTCGGCAACAGCAGCGAAGATAAGGGAAAATTTAAATCTTCTAAGGGCGTAGTGAAAAACGCTAGTTACGCGTTTCTTGCGCTATGCACTTTGGTTCTCCTTCTCTTAAGCGTTAAAAGTGATTTTTATCGCCAACTTTTTTCGGCAGATCAGGACGAGGTCTATTACCTCGGGGATATTGATTCTTGCCCGGTCAGAAGTTTTAGCGCTATACCGGGTGAACAAAAGCAGAAAATGATGGATCTGGCCCAGCAGCTTGTCGCAAAGCAGGGAATGCATTGCTCAGGCAACGGCGTTTTCTACTTTAGTGTCTCTGAGTCGGTATTAAAAGGTTATGAGGGAAGAGGGTTTTTGGCCCACTGCTTATACTCGAACGCAAAGAAGAAATATTTTTATTCATGTGAGAACTACTATAGGCCAGATTATGAAATTACAAAGTAAACTTAATAAAAGAAACATTTATATATTATCTTTTGCTTTGTTTATTGCTGTTGTTTTTGGTTGGCTAATGTATTTCTTTCATCACAAAAGTGATTTTGATTGCTCGGCTAACCTGAGGATTGAATCCGGCGCATCTGGTTTTGACGCAAACTTTAAAACTTTCTTGCTTATGAGGGGAAACAACTCCGGGTATTTTGATGTGTCCGGAAAGGTGGTGGTCGATGACGTGAGGTACAACGTTCAGAGATCGTACCATTTCAATTATGAAAAGAAAGAAAATAACATTTACCACCTGACCAATACCACCGTCTCGAAGAGGGATGCCGACAATATGCTCGAGGGCATGATGCAAAGGGTGTTTTTTAGTCCCGCTCCGGATTCCGGACGCTATATCAAGATTCAAAAGATGAAAAACGCCTATATCGTCCAAAGCCTGTATTCACCTTCGTTTATATGTGTATCTAATTGATATATTTGACTTATATTCCTCTCCGGGTACTAGGGAACGTACTATGGAGACTGTGAGGTTGTCGTCATCGATGATGTGGAGGAGTCAGAAAGCAAAAAGCCTGCTTAGTTTCCTAAGCAGGCTTTTTAAATTTGGCTCCTCTGACTGGACTCGAACCAGTGACATACGGATTAACAGTCCGCCGTTCTACCGACTGAACTACAGAGGAATCGTGTGAACGGGGCGCATAATAACGGTGACCACCCACCTTGTCAAAGCCTGAATCGCCAAAGTCCGTTCGTTTGCTGACTATTTCAGCATTCAGCCCATTTTTGCCTCTTCGCGCGTCAATCTGCACTGTCGTAGTGCATTTATACCCCTAATGGGGCATATCACAATCCGCTTACCGGGCAACAGAATCGTGGCTTGCTATCAGTATCCCTTATTACGCGGCTCACAGCGGCGTTTGCGCCGGGTATAAAAAACTGGCAAGCAAATTGCAAAACCTTCTGTATCTAAACAGCCAGCGTTGGCACTGGTGTTCCTTACAGGAGGCAAAATGAACTTAAGACGACTGAAGTATTTTGTAAAAATCGTCGATATCGGCAGTCTGACCCAGGCTGCTGAAGTCTTGCACATCGCACAACCGGCGTTGAGTCAGCAGGTTGCGACCCTGGAAGGCGAACTGGATCAGCAACTGTTGATCCGTACCAAGCGTGGCGTCACACCGACCGAAGCGGGCAAGATCCTCTATACTCATGCCCGTACCATTCTACGCCAGTGTGAACAGGCTCAACTTGCGGTCAACAATGTCGGGCAGACCCTGAGCGGTCAGGTGTCAATTGGCCTCGCTCCGGGAACGGCGGCTTCAGCTATTACCATGCCTCTGTTGCAGACGGTGCGTAATGAACTTCCGGAAGTGATAGTCTATTTGCAGGAAAGCAGCGGCACTATCCTCAATGACAAGCTGATTGAAGGGCAACTGGATATGGCGGTGCTCTACGAACGTTCCCCGGTCGCAGGGATCATCAGCCAGCCGTTGTTGAAAGAAGATCTTTACCTGGTCGGCACCCGAGACTGCCCGGGTCAGAGTATCGATCTGGCCGCCGTCGCAGAGATGAATCTGTTCCTGCCGCGCGATTACAGCGCTGTGCGTGCGCGGGTCACTGAGGCTTTCACTCTACGTCGTCTCTCAGCAAAAATTATTGGTGAAATTGAATCAATCACAACCTTAACGGCGGCGATTGCCAGCGGAATGGGTGTGACCGTATTGCCGGAGTCTGCTGCGCGTTCGCTGTGTGGTGCCGCTAATGGCTGGATGGCGCGGATCAGTACGCCGTCAATGAGTCTCTCACTCTCATTGAATATGTCAGCGCGTGGCAGTTTGTCGCCACAGGCACAGGCCGTGAAGGAGATTTTGATGTCGCTTGTGAGCCGTCCGTCGCTTGAAAACCGTGAATTGCTGTTAGTGAGTTAGTCTATACCCTAAATAATTTGAGTTGCTTAAAGGCGGCAAGAGAGTGAGTTCCCGGGAGCATAGATAACTATGTGACCGGGGTGAGCGAGCGCAGCCAACACATAAGCAACTTGAAGTATGACGGGTATATTCCTTAAAGGAATAAGTTGCTGGTTTTTATTATTTGTTAGCAAGGACAACAGACTTTAACAATAGAGCATATGTTATGTCTGATAGCCCGGAGGAAAGGGTGAATTTCCAGCAACTTAAAATTATTCGTGAAGCGGCCCGTCAGGATTACAACCTGACGGAGGTCGCCAATATGCTCTATACATCGCAATCGGGCGTCAGCCGTCATATTCGTGAACTGGAAGAAGAGCTGGGGATCGAGATCTTCATCCGCCGCGGTAAACGTCTTCTGGGGATGACAGAACCGGGTAAAGCGCTGCTATCAATTGCTGAGCGTATTCTCAACGAAGCCAGCAACGTCCGTCGTCTGGCTGACCTGTTTACCAACGATGCGTCCGGCGTCTTAACCATCGCGACGACGCATACCCAAGCGCGCTATAGCTTGCCGCCGGTGATTAAAGCTTTTCGTGAACTATTTTCTGACGTGCGTCTTGAGCTGGTTCAGGGGACACCGCAGGAAATTGAGACGCTGCTGCACAACGGCGGTGCTGATATCGGTATCGCCAGCGAGCGCTTGAGTAACGATCCGACACTGGTGGCTTTCCCCTGGTTCCGCTGGCACCACAGCCTGTTGGTGCCAAAAGATCACCCGCTAACTCAGGCTACGCCCTTAACGCTGGAAGCTATTTCCCGCTGGCCGCTGATCACCTACCGCCAGGGGATTACCGGGCGTTCGCGTATTGATGAAGCCTTTAACCGTAAAGGGCTGATGCCGGATATCGTATTAAGCGCTCAGGACTCCGATGTGATTAAAACCTACGTCGAGCTTGGCCTCGGAGTGGGGCTGGTTGCGGAACAGTCGGGAGACGTCCGCGAGTCTGACACCTTTACCCGTCTGGATACCCGTCATCTGTTCGATGCCAATACCGTCTGGCTTGGGCTCAAGCGCGGGCAGCTGCAGCGTAACTACGTCTGGCGCTTTATCGAGCTGTGCAATGCGGGGCTGTCTCTGGATGAAATTAAACGCCAGGCGATGGAACCGGAAGAGGCGGCGATCGATTATCAAATTTAGCAGGCTGATAATCAGGGTATGAGGTAGTAAACAAAGCTATAATTCATTCACGATTGTCGCCACAGAGGAAGGGAAATTGTGCGGCGTATGAAACTGCTTTGTTCTCTTATTATGATCCTCACCAGCCAGAGCGCTCTGGCGGTGAGCTACCCGTTACCGCCGGAAGGAAGCCGTCTGGCGGGCAGCCCGCTGACCATCACTGTTCCGCAAAGCAATACCCAGCCGCTGGAGGCGTTTGCCGCTCAGTACGGTCAGGGCCTGAGCAACATGCTTGAGGCCAACCCTGGCGTCGATGTGTTCCTGCCTAAATCGGGTTCCACGCTGGTGATTCCGCAGCAGGTTATTCTGCCCGCCACGGTACGCAACGGCATCGTGATCAACGTTGCTGAAATGCGCCTCTATTACTACCCGCCCGATGGCGCAACGGTCGAGATTCTGCCGATTGGCATTGGCCAGGCAGGGCGAGAAACGCCGCGCAACTGGGTGACCACGGTTGAACGCAAGCAGGAAGCGCCGTCATGGACGCCGACTGCCAATACCCGCCGTGAATACGCCAGTCGAGGAGAGAGTTTGCCCGCGTTTGTTCCGGCCGGTCCGGATAACCCGATGGGGTTGTACGCAATTTATATCGGCAGGCTCTATGCCATTCACGGCACCAATGCCAATTTTGGTATTGGCCTGCGCGTGAGTCAGGGCTGCATCCGCCTGCGTAACGATGATATTAAATACCTGTTTGACACCGTGCCGGTGGGGACCCGTGTGCAAATAATCGATCAGCCGGTGAAATACACCACCGAGCCAGATGGTAGCCGTTGGGTTGAAGTCCATGAGCCATTGTCGCGTAATCGTGCGGAATATGAATCCGATAGGAAGGTTCCGTTACCGACGACGACCGCCATTCAGGCTTTTGTAAAAGGTGAGGGTGTTGATATGAATCGCGCGGAGCAGGCGCTTGAGCGTCGTTCTGGTATGCCGGTGGAGATCGCGACGCCTTCTACCCACACCGGTAGTCACTTTTAACCTTTCCCTGAAACTGAACTGAGTCAATAATCCAAAGAAAGCGCCCTTTGTTGTTGGGCGCTGTTGGCTGTCAGGGGATTTACCGAACACGACTGCCCCTAAACCGCAATATTCCCTCCCGCTGAATAAAGCTCATCGTTTTTTGGGCGAAACCTGCAATTCAGGAAAATAAAATCTTAATCTCCTATAAATTTCATCCGCTTGTATTTTATCGTCTTATTTTAAAAACCAAATAAAACCAACTTAAAACAAAGTTATAGTATTTTGATATTTATGATTTTTTTAATTTATGCGTATAAAACCAAACTAACAATGCCTTGACTGACCGTGAATCAAAGATTAATAATTTTGTTATTGTTTGTTTTATCGCGGATGTTTTATGGCCAGGCCAATCGATCATGATCGTAAGAATCGGATTATCAACCATGTTGTTTCTCATGGTCATGTCAAAGTGAATGATTTAGCCGAAATGCTGGGCGTCACGACGGAAACTGTCCGTAAAGATATTGCCTGGCTTCAGGAAATGAAAATCCTTGAAAAGGGGCACGGATTTGTGACGCCTTCTAGTTCCTATCTTGAAAATCCTTATACCGTAAAGGAAGGGAAGGATATTGAGGCGAAAACACAAATAGCTTTGCTGGCTGCGGGTCTTATTCCTGAACGCGGAGTGGTCTTTCTTGATTCAGGCACTACCGTCGCGCAGCTGGCGAAACAGCTGAATTTACGCAACGACCTGACGATTGTGACCAATTCAATGATTGCTGCGCAGATTCTGCAAAATACCCGTAATCAACTTTTGGTTACCGGAGGGGAATTGCGCCAGACAAGTTATTCTTATGTCGGCAGTTGGGCGCGAAGAGCGCTTCAGCAGGTTAAAGTTGATATTGCCTTTATGGCTTGCGATGGTTTTCACCGCGAGGGACCGTCGATACGATCGTTTCGCGAGCTGGATATTAAAGAAACGGCTATGTCCTGTGCGAAAATGTCGGTACTGATGGCCGACAGTAGTAAATTTCAACAGGCCGGGATGTATATGTATTCATCCTTCAGCGCCTTTGACTCTTTTATCATTGAGCGTCCACTTAAAAAGGAAGAGAAAATGTTATTTCCTGAAACCCTGAAAATGTTACATCCATAAAATAGCAATCTGAGGTGATATATGGAAAAGCAACTTTTAAAAGTTGAGCCTTTCTTCGAGCCGCGTATATGGGGTGGAGAGAGATTGAAAGAACGTTATGGCTATAAAACAGAGATAACCCCCGTTGGCGAAGTCTATAATGTCGTGGCTTTGCCGGACCAGGCTGACTGTCTGGTGAGCGGCACGGGCAAAACGCTTTCACAGCTATATAGAGAAAAACCAGAATGGTTTAATTGTGATACTGCCCTGCTTCCGATTCGCGTCAATATTCTCGATCCGCTGGACGATCTGTCCGTGCAACTTCACCCGGACGATGCCTACGCGTTGCGGCACGATAGTTCTCGCGGTAAGCCGGAGGCGTGGGTCATTCTGGATACGCCTGCTGATGGTCGTATCGCCTTTGGGCATTATGCCAAATCGCGGGAAGAGTTTAAGCAGCTTAGTGAAAGCAACGCGTTTGATAAGCTGGTTCGTTATATCCCAGCCCAAAAAGACTGGTACCTGGATATTCCTGCCGGGACGCTGCACGCTATTGGCAAAGATGTTCTGACTTATAATATTTCGCGCAATGCAGACCTGACCTATCGCTTATTTGACTACCATCGCATCGATCCCACCACGGGACATGAACGTGAATTACATATTAAGAAAGTTATCGATAATGTCGTTGTACCAGACGCTAGCAAAAACTTTCAGTGGTTTGATAGTACTGAGGAGGCCGGTTGTATATTAACCCGCTACTGGAATGAACCGGGTCTGTACACATTAACTCGCCTGAAAACCGTAACCGAAGGTCACTATTCACAGCCTCGTTTTTCGTTTATTACC is part of the Klebsiella huaxiensis genome and encodes:
- a CDS encoding helix-turn-helix transcriptional regulator — protein: MNLSTNILSKDKYFTRGLIELLGVEFIDNFFLIIDLDSNDLSGSEWIYFSNKNIVAFASSDLAFYKSELFEKITVLDKKSNTKSILNFFLKKEMSGNYHTKFHLSLREKQILSMLSRGESNQEIAEEFGVKLKTIYTHRRNLMNKLGCRNRITFQKLFFNNKCFFK
- the cbl gene encoding HTH-type transcriptional regulator Cbl, which gives rise to MNFQQLKIIREAARQDYNLTEVANMLYTSQSGVSRHIRELEEELGIEIFIRRGKRLLGMTEPGKALLSIAERILNEASNVRRLADLFTNDASGVLTIATTHTQARYSLPPVIKAFRELFSDVRLELVQGTPQEIETLLHNGGADIGIASERLSNDPTLVAFPWFRWHHSLLVPKDHPLTQATPLTLEAISRWPLITYRQGITGRSRIDEAFNRKGLMPDIVLSAQDSDVIKTYVELGLGVGLVAEQSGDVRESDTFTRLDTRHLFDANTVWLGLKRGQLQRNYVWRFIELCNAGLSLDEIKRQAMEPEEAAIDYQI
- a CDS encoding class I mannose-6-phosphate isomerase, whose translation is MEKQLLKVEPFFEPRIWGGERLKERYGYKTEITPVGEVYNVVALPDQADCLVSGTGKTLSQLYREKPEWFNCDTALLPIRVNILDPLDDLSVQLHPDDAYALRHDSSRGKPEAWVILDTPADGRIAFGHYAKSREEFKQLSESNAFDKLVRYIPAQKDWYLDIPAGTLHAIGKDVLTYNISRNADLTYRLFDYHRIDPTTGHERELHIKKVIDNVVVPDASKNFQWFDSTEEAGCILTRYWNEPGLYTLTRLKTVTEGHYSQPRFSFITVVEGDGYINGIEIKKGETILVPDSFGDLFFQGGMDCFIASYENE
- a CDS encoding FidL-like protein, with translation MKLQSKLNKRNIYILSFALFIAVVFGWLMYFFHHKSDFDCSANLRIESGASGFDANFKTFLLMRGNNSGYFDVSGKVVVDDVRYNVQRSYHFNYEKKENNIYHLTNTTVSKRDADNMLEGMMQRVFFSPAPDSGRYIKIQKMKNAYIVQSLYSPSFICVSN
- a CDS encoding DeoR/GlpR family DNA-binding transcription regulator, with amino-acid sequence MARPIDHDRKNRIINHVVSHGHVKVNDLAEMLGVTTETVRKDIAWLQEMKILEKGHGFVTPSSSYLENPYTVKEGKDIEAKTQIALLAAGLIPERGVVFLDSGTTVAQLAKQLNLRNDLTIVTNSMIAAQILQNTRNQLLVTGGELRQTSYSYVGSWARRALQQVKVDIAFMACDGFHREGPSIRSFRELDIKETAMSCAKMSVLMADSSKFQQAGMYMYSSFSAFDSFIIERPLKKEEKMLFPETLKMLHP
- a CDS encoding winged helix-turn-helix domain-containing protein, which encodes MIYKIQGTIHFRSDDGLVWLDDDSNVALTATTSRLLKFLLDHRERVVYRDEILEKVWDAHGLRTSSHSLNKYISDLRAVFRNMGCPEEVIVTVPKIGFRVSESILIEIVDNSTPAVGSESNTGNDDLLGNSSEDKGKFKSSKGVVKNASYAFLALCTLVLLLLSVKSDFYRQLFSADQDEVYYLGDIDSCPVRSFSAIPGEQKQKMMDLAQQLVAKQGMHCSGNGVFYFSVSESVLKGYEGRGFLAHCLYSNAKKKYFYSCENYYRPDYEITK
- the ldtA gene encoding L,D-transpeptidase, producing MKLLCSLIMILTSQSALAVSYPLPPEGSRLAGSPLTITVPQSNTQPLEAFAAQYGQGLSNMLEANPGVDVFLPKSGSTLVIPQQVILPATVRNGIVINVAEMRLYYYPPDGATVEILPIGIGQAGRETPRNWVTTVERKQEAPSWTPTANTRREYASRGESLPAFVPAGPDNPMGLYAIYIGRLYAIHGTNANFGIGLRVSQGCIRLRNDDIKYLFDTVPVGTRVQIIDQPVKYTTEPDGSRWVEVHEPLSRNRAEYESDRKVPLPTTTAIQAFVKGEGVDMNRAEQALERRSGMPVEIATPSTHTGSHF
- the nac gene encoding nitrogen assimilation transcriptional regulator NAC; its protein translation is MNLRRLKYFVKIVDIGSLTQAAEVLHIAQPALSQQVATLEGELDQQLLIRTKRGVTPTEAGKILYTHARTILRQCEQAQLAVNNVGQTLSGQVSIGLAPGTAASAITMPLLQTVRNELPEVIVYLQESSGTILNDKLIEGQLDMAVLYERSPVAGIISQPLLKEDLYLVGTRDCPGQSIDLAAVAEMNLFLPRDYSAVRARVTEAFTLRRLSAKIIGEIESITTLTAAIASGMGVTVLPESAARSLCGAANGWMARISTPSMSLSLSLNMSARGSLSPQAQAVKEILMSLVSRPSLENRELLLVS